The following proteins are encoded in a genomic region of Oceaniferula marina:
- a CDS encoding NAD(P)/FAD-dependent oxidoreductase: protein MDNPWNLVVVGGGAAGFFGAIHYAEQYAKKQGHSPRVLILEKSGRVLSKVKVSGGGRCNVTHDCHDPRALSSHYPRGHRSLIGPFHRWSPTDTVDWFASRGVELKTEPDGRMFPTTDNSQTIIDCLVGAARRAGVTIRCSESVTSIQLIKKDTSPRFALTTNQESKLESDAILIATGGTRLASGAKLAQSLGHALHPNVPSLFAFNIADPRIEELPGISVTDIHIRIPSAKLEASGPVLITHHGLSGPAVLKLSAWGARKLHSSDYRFSIQINWLPGIDAMTQLQQLRSTWGKRRVASHSPFDAIPKRLWRNLCTAAGIPPDCLWSQVPKPSLQQLAHELNHGEYQVTGKSTNKDEFVTCGGVKLPDINLKSMESKLTPGLYFAGEILDIDGITGGFNFQNAWTTGYLAGTAAAAQS, encoded by the coding sequence GTGGACAATCCTTGGAACCTTGTAGTCGTTGGCGGTGGAGCCGCCGGTTTTTTTGGCGCCATCCACTATGCCGAGCAGTATGCGAAAAAACAAGGACACTCACCCAGAGTCCTCATTCTTGAAAAATCCGGACGTGTCCTCAGCAAGGTCAAAGTCTCGGGAGGTGGCCGCTGCAATGTCACCCACGACTGCCACGACCCTCGGGCCCTCAGCTCCCACTACCCGCGGGGGCATCGCTCACTCATCGGGCCGTTCCACCGCTGGAGCCCGACCGACACCGTGGACTGGTTTGCCTCCAGAGGAGTCGAGCTCAAAACCGAGCCCGACGGCCGCATGTTCCCAACCACAGACAACTCTCAAACCATCATCGATTGTTTGGTCGGCGCTGCTAGACGGGCAGGCGTGACGATCCGCTGTTCTGAATCCGTCACCAGCATTCAACTCATAAAAAAGGATACGTCGCCCCGATTTGCACTCACAACCAACCAGGAGAGCAAACTCGAAAGTGACGCCATATTGATCGCCACCGGCGGCACACGCCTCGCTTCCGGAGCCAAGCTCGCCCAATCCTTGGGGCACGCACTGCACCCCAATGTGCCTTCGCTCTTTGCCTTCAACATCGCGGATCCCCGCATCGAGGAACTCCCCGGAATCTCCGTCACCGATATCCATATCCGTATTCCCTCTGCCAAGCTCGAAGCCTCCGGCCCGGTTCTGATCACCCATCACGGGCTCAGCGGACCAGCAGTCCTCAAACTGTCAGCCTGGGGAGCGCGCAAACTTCACAGCTCGGATTACCGGTTCTCTATCCAGATCAATTGGCTGCCTGGCATCGATGCCATGACCCAACTGCAGCAACTTCGATCAACATGGGGGAAACGCAGGGTCGCCAGCCACTCGCCATTCGATGCCATACCCAAACGACTCTGGAGGAACCTCTGCACGGCTGCAGGTATCCCGCCCGACTGCCTCTGGTCTCAAGTTCCGAAACCATCCCTGCAGCAGCTCGCTCATGAGCTCAATCATGGGGAGTACCAAGTCACAGGAAAAAGCACCAATAAAGATGAGTTTGTCACCTGCGGCGGTGTCAAACTGCCTGACATCAACCTCAAATCCATGGAAAGCAAACTCACCCCCGGGCTTTATTTTGCAGGAGAAATCCTGGACATCGACGGCATCACCGGCGGGTTCAATTTCCAAAACGCATGGACAACAGGCTATCTGGCAGGCACGGCCGCCGCTGCGCAGTCGTGA
- a CDS encoding pyridoxal-phosphate dependent enzyme: MKPTDTNRLFEEILNARERVYNVGEATPLQQLPLPSLDVDVWVKREDLGPIKAYKWRGSYNAMACLSPEQRAKGLVAASAGNHAQGVALGAKALGCKAVIFMPRSTPEVKQREVLRFGGEAVQIRLVGDTYDDAGVAAREFCASSGGVYIHPYDDEVVMGGQGTLADEVVMSGKGPFDRVYVAIGGGGLAAAVACWLKRYWPEVKVYGVEGVEQASMKAAIEAGGPTELDYVDVFCDGTAVRKAGAVTFGYCQELLDGIVTVSNDEVCHAIRNLWETLRVIPEPSGAMALAGFYQDYEAGKCSPGDKVLTIVSGANMDFAQLAGIATRAGIGSKHRRFLRVPIPEGKGSLVGFLRELPEEISIVDLQYGRTDSDVQYPVLGLIGSEEDYQVLDQVIQSRGVAASDVSTDEDVDYRIINYSPELFRFPLFINIEFPERAGAFLEFMSEVRDLASLCYFNYAYSGERVGRALVGMEFSSEDAQLACRERIMAMQGGAIRAAREVSNETFYRLTGHKRED; this comes from the coding sequence ATGAAACCGACGGACACCAACCGACTATTTGAAGAAATCCTGAATGCGCGCGAACGCGTTTACAATGTGGGTGAGGCGACACCATTGCAGCAGTTGCCATTGCCCTCACTTGATGTAGATGTTTGGGTCAAACGTGAAGACCTGGGGCCGATCAAAGCCTACAAGTGGCGGGGGTCATACAATGCCATGGCTTGTTTGAGTCCTGAGCAGCGGGCGAAAGGTTTGGTTGCTGCATCAGCAGGGAATCACGCTCAAGGGGTGGCGCTTGGGGCGAAGGCCCTGGGGTGCAAGGCGGTTATTTTTATGCCGCGATCGACTCCCGAGGTGAAACAGCGGGAGGTTTTGCGTTTTGGCGGGGAGGCGGTTCAAATTCGCTTGGTGGGAGACACTTACGATGACGCCGGTGTTGCCGCTCGCGAGTTTTGTGCATCTTCGGGAGGGGTCTACATCCACCCCTATGACGATGAGGTGGTGATGGGCGGGCAAGGCACCTTGGCGGATGAAGTGGTGATGAGTGGGAAGGGGCCATTCGACCGGGTGTATGTGGCGATTGGTGGCGGCGGTTTGGCCGCGGCCGTGGCTTGCTGGCTGAAGCGTTACTGGCCTGAGGTCAAAGTCTATGGCGTGGAGGGGGTCGAGCAGGCGTCGATGAAAGCGGCAATTGAGGCGGGCGGGCCAACCGAACTCGATTATGTCGATGTTTTCTGTGATGGAACGGCGGTAAGGAAGGCGGGAGCAGTGACGTTTGGCTACTGTCAGGAGCTGCTCGATGGTATTGTCACGGTCAGCAATGACGAAGTGTGTCACGCGATCCGGAATCTTTGGGAGACCCTGCGCGTGATCCCTGAACCGAGTGGAGCCATGGCACTTGCTGGCTTTTATCAGGATTATGAGGCTGGGAAATGTTCTCCAGGCGACAAGGTGCTGACGATTGTCAGCGGAGCCAACATGGATTTTGCCCAATTGGCAGGGATTGCAACGCGAGCGGGGATCGGCTCAAAACATCGGCGTTTCCTGCGGGTGCCGATTCCCGAAGGAAAAGGATCCTTGGTCGGCTTTCTTAGGGAACTGCCAGAGGAAATCAGTATCGTCGACCTTCAATATGGAAGGACCGATTCGGATGTCCAGTATCCTGTGCTCGGCCTGATTGGCTCCGAGGAAGATTACCAGGTGCTGGATCAGGTGATTCAGTCCCGGGGGGTGGCGGCCAGTGATGTATCTACCGATGAGGATGTTGATTACCGGATTATCAACTACAGCCCTGAACTGTTTCGGTTTCCACTGTTCATCAACATTGAGTTTCCTGAGCGGGCAGGGGCATTTTTGGAATTTATGTCCGAGGTTCGGGATCTTGCCAGCTTGTGTTATTTTAACTACGCCTATTCGGGAGAACGGGTTGGTCGTGCCTTGGTGGGCATGGAGTTTTCCTCAGAGGATGCCCAGCTTGCTTGCCGAGAGAGAATCATGGCGATGCAGGGGGGGGCGATCCGGGCTGCCAGGGAGGTCAGTAACGAGACATTCTACCGATTGACCGGCCACAAGCGTGAGGATTGA
- a CDS encoding YlbF family regulator: protein MLAKDSAVMAKTQELCEAISQDIEFLALQGQVERFLSDDAAKLQYQSVHERGEELHQKQHAGVELSEIEIKGFEEARDALMNNDVARDFMEAQQNLQTLQQTIGKYVGMTLELGRVPEAEDMEQSGDGGGCCGGGCGCH, encoded by the coding sequence ATGCTTGCTAAAGATTCCGCTGTCATGGCGAAGACCCAAGAGTTGTGTGAAGCTATTTCACAGGATATTGAATTTCTTGCCCTGCAGGGGCAGGTCGAACGCTTTTTGTCGGATGATGCAGCCAAGCTGCAGTATCAGTCGGTGCACGAGCGAGGAGAAGAGCTTCACCAGAAGCAGCACGCGGGGGTTGAACTTTCCGAGATCGAGATCAAAGGCTTTGAAGAGGCTCGTGACGCATTGATGAACAATGATGTTGCCCGCGACTTCATGGAAGCTCAGCAGAACTTGCAGACACTGCAACAGACCATCGGAAAATATGTCGGAATGACTTTGGAATTGGGCCGAGTGCCTGAGGCTGAGGATATGGAACAATCCGGTGATGGCGGGGGATGCTGTGGCGGTGGTTGTGGATGCCACTAA
- a CDS encoding NYN domain-containing protein has product MEQVLIVDGHSAIFAWPDLLALHRQSTSRARSELVSMLTRYRDATAWHVVVVFDGKGKQTDRQGGGDDDILVVYSRAGETADTVIERMVARKAGEMRITVASNDRLELETVAAFGADCIGMKTLREMLDDQDSEQRRKWKY; this is encoded by the coding sequence ATGGAGCAGGTTCTGATTGTTGACGGTCACAGTGCGATTTTTGCATGGCCGGACTTGTTGGCGTTGCATCGGCAGAGCACATCCAGGGCTAGGAGTGAGTTGGTGTCGATGCTGACCCGATACCGCGATGCTACGGCTTGGCACGTGGTGGTGGTTTTTGATGGCAAGGGCAAGCAAACCGACCGCCAGGGAGGAGGCGATGATGATATTCTAGTGGTTTATAGTCGTGCCGGGGAAACGGCCGACACGGTGATTGAGCGGATGGTTGCACGTAAAGCCGGTGAGATGAGGATCACTGTTGCCAGTAACGATCGTTTGGAGCTCGAAACAGTGGCTGCCTTTGGTGCTGATTGCATCGGGATGAAGACCTTGCGGGAAATGCTGGACGACCAGGACTCCGAGCAGCGTAGAAAGTGGAAGTATTGA